The Flammeovirga pectinis genomic interval GACTTCTTTTATGGTTTCAGCTAATGCTTTGATACTAAGATCTACTCCAGTACCTATATTTACAAATTGCTCTCCATTGTAATTTTGCATGAGGAAGAAACCAGCAGCAGCTAGATCATCAACAAACATAAATTCTCTTAATGGTGCTCCTGACCCCCAAACTTCTACAGTGGGTGCATTGTTTTCTTTTGCTTCATGGAACTTACGTAATAGGGCAGGGAGTACATGAGAATTTTGTGGATGATAATTATCGTTATACCCATATAAGTTAGTCGGCATAGCAGAGATGAAGTTACAGCCATATTGTGCTCTGTAAGCTTCACACATTTTAATGCCCGAAATTTTGGCTACGGCATATGGTTCATTCGTTGGCTCTAAAACCCCTGTTAGCAGATAATCTTCTTTTAAAGGCTGAGGAGCCATTTTAGGATAGATGCAAGAAGAACCTAAAAAGAGTAATTTCTTCACTCCATGCACATAACTTTGATGAATGACGTTGTTTTGTATCATCAAGTTTTCATAGAGAAATTGTGCTCTGTAAATGTTGTTAGCTTGAATACCTCCAACTTTTGCAGCAGCTAAAAATACATATTCTGGCTTTTCTTCCCCAAAGAATGCTGTTACAGCCACTTGATCTTTTAAGTCTAATTCAGCTGATGTACGTACGACTATATTGTTGTATCCTTCTGTAACTAATTTTCTATGTATTGCAGAGCCTACCATACCTCTGTGACCTGCAATGTATATTTTTGATGCTTTTTGCATTATCTTTTTATTTTCAGAACTATGATGGCGTGATTTATTTTGATGTTTCTCAATAACATAAGTATTGAAATGGGCAATTAATGCTTTATTATCAATACCTTGTTAGTTGAATAACTGACTTTGTGAAATAACCCCCAAAAACGATGATCAATATCAGAACCTCTTTTGAAGTTGCCCATAATCCTAGAGTCAAATACTTTTTGTAGTTCAAGAAATAACGAAAAAGTATCTTTTGAGTAACGCTATAAATAGTGTTAACTATTTAAAATCTTCTACTTTTACTTGAATAGCTTTTCCGTTTTTAGATATTACAA includes:
- a CDS encoding GDP-L-fucose synthase family protein gives rise to the protein MQKASKIYIAGHRGMVGSAIHRKLVTEGYNNIVVRTSAELDLKDQVAVTAFFGEEKPEYVFLAAAKVGGIQANNIYRAQFLYENLMIQNNVIHQSYVHGVKKLLFLGSSCIYPKMAPQPLKEDYLLTGVLEPTNEPYAVAKISGIKMCEAYRAQYGCNFISAMPTNLYGYNDNYHPQNSHVLPALLRKFHEAKENNAPTVEVWGSGAPLREFMFVDDLAAAGFFLMQNYNGEQFVNIGTGVDLSIKALAETIKEVVGFEGELVWDTSKPDGTPRKLMDVSKLNNLGFKHKVELKEGIKLTYKDFVAKNEFVER